From one Gracilinanus agilis isolate LMUSP501 chromosome 5, AgileGrace, whole genome shotgun sequence genomic stretch:
- the PFDN5 gene encoding prefoldin subunit 5 isoform X2, translated as MAQSVNITELSLPQLELLKNQMDQMYVPGKLHDVEHVLIDVGTGYYVEKSADDAKDFFKRKIDFLTKQMEKIQPALQEKHAMKQAIMEMMSQKIQQLTALGASQAAAAKA; from the exons ATGGCGCAGTCGGTGAACATCACGGAGCTATCGCTGCCGCAGCTGGAGCTGCTCAAGAATCAGATGGACCAG ATGTATGTTCCTGGGAAGCTACATGATGTGGAGCATGTTCTGATTGACGTAGGAACCGGCTACTATGTGGAGAAG TCGGCAGATGATGCTAAAGACTTCTTCAAGAGGAAGATTGACTTCCTCACTAAGCAGATGGAGAAAATCCAGCCAGCTCTGCAGGAGAAGCACGCCATGAAGCAGG CTATCATGGAGATGATGAGCCAGAAGATTCAGCAGCTCACGGCGCTGGGGGCGTCCCAGGCGGCGGCGGCCAAAGCCTGA
- the AAAS gene encoding aladin, whose protein sequence is MCSLSLFPPSPPWDQVTLYEYNNELVTGDSYESPPPDFRGQWINLPVLHLSKDPLKTPGRLDHGSTTAFILHRESIWKRCINAWCEMGLSGVLTEVANSEEEVFQWVKTLSSWALASCRWGASLHGSLFPHLSLRSEDLIAEFAQVTNWATCSLRAFAWHPHTNKFAVVLMDDSIRVYNANSTIVPSLKHRLQRNVAALAWKPLSASVLAVACQSCILIWTLDPNSLSTRVWEAQMWTCERWPTLSGRCQTGCWSPDGNRLLFTVLGEPLIYSLTFPERSREGKGQVGGAKTATIVADLSETVIQTPNGEERLGGEAHSMVWDPSGERLAVLMKGNPHVRHGKPVILLFRTRNSPVFELLPCGVVQGEPGAWAQLITFHPSFNKGALLTVCWSTGRIAHIPLYFVNAQFPRFSPMLGRTQEPPAGGGGTTYMPLFTENTPISSSWDPCPGTSWSPNSH, encoded by the exons ATGTGCTCCCTGTCGTTGTTCCCACCGTCACCGCCTTGGGACCAAGTGACGCTTTACGAGTACAACAACGAATTAGTGACGGGTGACAGTTATGAAAGCCCGCCCCCCGACTTCCGGGGTCAG TGGATCAACCTTCCTGTTCTGCATCTGTCAAAAGACCCCCTGAAGACCCCCGGGCGCCTGGACCACGGCAGCACAACGGCCTTCATCCTTCACCGGGAGAGTATCTGGAAGAGATGCATCAATGCCTG GTGCGAGATGGGGCTTTCGGGTGTGCTGACCGAGGTGGCCAACTCTGAGGAGGAAG TGTTCCAGTGGGTGAAGACGCTGTCGAGCTGGGCCCTGGCGTCGTGCCGCTGGGGCGCCTCCCTCCACggctctctgtttcctcatctgtcg CTCCGGAGCGAGGACCTCATTGCCGAGTTTGCCCAAGTCACAAACTG GGCCACCTGCAGCCTGCGGGCCTTTGCCTGGCACCCCCACACCAATAAGTTTGCTGTGGTGCTGATGGACGACTCCATCCGGGTGTACAACGCCAACAG CACCATCGTGCCCTCCCTGAAGCATCGGCTGCAGCGGAACGTGGCCGCCCTCGCGTGGAAGCCCCTCAGTGCCTCCGTGCTGGCTGTGGCCTGCCAGAGCTGCATTCTCATCTGGACGCTGGATCCCAACTCCCTGTCCACCCG GGTCTGGGAGGCGCAGATGTGGACCTGTGAGCGATGGCCGACTTTGTCGGGGCGCTGCCAG ACCGGCTGCTGGAGCCCGGATGGGAACCGCCTGCTGTTCACAGTCTTGGGGGAGCCGCTTATCTACTCCCTGACCTTCCCAGAGCGGAGCA gggagggaaaggggcagGTCGGAGGTGCCAAGACGGCTACCATTGTGGCAGACCTGTCTGAGACTGTGATCCAGACCCCTAACGGGGAGGAAAG GCTGGGCGGAGAAGCTCACTCCATGGTCTGGGATCCCAGTGGAGAGCGCCTGGCCGTGCTCATGAAAG GAAACCCCCATGTCCGGCACGGCAAGCCTGTCATCCTCCTGTTCCGGACCCGCAACAGCCCCGTGTTTGAGCTGCTTCCCTG CGGCGTGGTGCAGGGAGAGCCTGGCGCCTGGGCTCAGCTGATCACCTTCCACCCGTCCTTCAACAAGGGTGCCCTCCTCACCGTG TGCTGGTCCACGGGCCGAATCGCCCACATTCCTCTGTATTTTGTCAATGCCCAGTTCCCCCGCTTCAGCCCCATGCTGGGCCGGACCCAGGAGCCTCCTGCTGGAGGAGGGGGCACCACCTACATGCCTCTGTTTACTGAGAACACTCCAATTTCCAGCTCCTGGGACCCCTGTCCAGGAACCTCCTGGTCCCCCAACAGCCATTAA
- the MYG1 gene encoding MYG1 exonuclease, translating to MGHLFLRSLLFLALPSTPLRPSRRLGLQPAPSPKRPRAESMAPARPRIGTHNGTFHCDEALACALLRLLPEYREAEILRTRDPALLATCDVVVDVGGEYDPQRHRYDHHQRSFRESMSSLRPGKPWQTKLSSAGLVYLHFGQRLLAQLLGTTIDDRTVETVYDKMYEYFVEEVDAIDNGISQWEGGKPRYALTTTLSARVARLNPTWNQPNQDTEAGFHRAMELVREEFLQRLEFYKQSWLPARALVEEALATRFQVDSSGEIIELSQGGCPWKDHLFDLESGLTPVVPIAFVLYPDQNGQWRVQCVPKELHSFESRLPLPEQWQGLRDEALDQISGIPGCIFVHANGFIGGHRTREGALSMARATLTQHQTPLPPNTSQ from the exons ATGGGTCACCTCTTCCTCCGCAGCCTCCTCTTCCTGGCGCTTCCGTCCACACCGCTGCGGCCCTCTCGACGGCTGGGCCTCCAACCCGCCCCATCCCCCAAACGGCCCCGCGCTGAGTCCATGGCGCCGGCCCGTCCCCGCATCGGGACCCATAATGGCACCTTCCACTGCGACGAGGCGCTGGCGTGCGCGCTGCTGAGGCTGCTGCCCGAGTACCGG GAGGCCGAGATTCTGCGCACCCGAGACCCGGCGCTGCTGGCCACCTGCGACGTGGTGGTGGACGTGGGCGGCGAGTACGACCCTCAAAGACACCGCTATGACCATCACCAGAG GTCTTTCCGCGAGTCCATGAGTTCCCTGCGGCCCGGCAAGCCTTGGCAGACGAAGCTGAGCAGCGCGGGCCTGGTCTACCTGCACTTCGGCCAGAGACTCCTGGCCCAGCTGCTGGGCACCACCATCGATGACCGCACCGTGGAGACCGTCTATGACAAG ATGTACGAGTATTTTGTGGAGGAGGTTGATGCCATAGACAATGGGATTTCTCAGTGGGAAGGAGGAAAGCCTCGCTATGCACTGACCACCACTCTGAGCGCTCGGGTGGCGCGGCTGAACCCCACCTGGAACCAGCCGAATCAGGACACAGAG GCTGGCTTTCACCGGGCCATGGAGCTAGTACGTGAGGAGTTCCTCCAGAGGCTAGAGTTCTATAAACAAAGCTGGCTTCCTGCCCGGGCGCTTGTGGAAGAGGCCCTGGCCACTCGATTCCag GTGGACTCAAGTGGAGAGATTATAGAGCTGTCTCAAGGTGGATGTCCCTGGAAGGACCATTTGTTTGATCTGGAGTCTGGGCTGACGCCCGTAGTGCCCATTGCCTTCGTGCTCTACCCTGACCAGAACGGTCAGTGGCGGGTTCAGTGTGTGCCGAAAGAGCTTCACTCCTTTGAGAGCAG GCTGCCCCTGCCTGAGCAATGGCAGGGTCTCCGAGACGAGGCCCTGGACCAGATTAGCGGCATCCCTGGCTGTATCTTCGTCCATGCCAACGGCTTCATTGGTGGGCACCGCACCAGAGAAGGTGCCCTGAGTATGGCCCGGGCCACCCTGACCCAGCACCAAACCCCTCTGCCTCCTAACACATCGCAATAA
- the PFDN5 gene encoding prefoldin subunit 5 isoform X1: MAQSVNITELSLPQLELLKNQMDQEVEFLSSSIAQLKVVQTKYVEAKECLNVLNKSNEGKDLLVPLTSSMYVPGKLHDVEHVLIDVGTGYYVEKSADDAKDFFKRKIDFLTKQMEKIQPALQEKHAMKQAIMEMMSQKIQQLTALGASQAAAAKA, from the exons ATGGCGCAGTCGGTGAACATCACGGAGCTATCGCTGCCGCAGCTGGAGCTGCTCAAGAATCAGATGGACCAG GAGGTGGAGTTTCTGTCCTCGTCCATCGCGCAGCTCAAGGTGGTTCAGACCAAATATGTGGAGGCCAAGGAGTGTCTGAACGTGCTCAACAAGAGCAATGAGG GGAAAGACTTGCTCGTCCCATTGACCAGTTCT ATGTATGTTCCTGGGAAGCTACATGATGTGGAGCATGTTCTGATTGACGTAGGAACCGGCTACTATGTGGAGAAG TCGGCAGATGATGCTAAAGACTTCTTCAAGAGGAAGATTGACTTCCTCACTAAGCAGATGGAGAAAATCCAGCCAGCTCTGCAGGAGAAGCACGCCATGAAGCAGG CTATCATGGAGATGATGAGCCAGAAGATTCAGCAGCTCACGGCGCTGGGGGCGTCCCAGGCGGCGGCGGCCAAAGCCTGA